AGTGCACAAAGTCGAAACCGGCGGGAGAGTTCTTGGCGAAGAAGTCCTTCATGACAAACTCAGCCTGCGTGGCGCTATAGCTTTGCTTGTCACCATCAAAGCTCAGCTCGACCGTGGATCCAAAATGCTGGGACAGCTCCCGGGAAGAGCCGCTCCGGATGGCATTGCGAACCGGCGTGAAGGCCTCACCTTGTGCCAGTACCGTTACGGAAAGTAACAAGAACCACACGACGGTAATAACCTGAAAAATGTTGCGTTTCATACTATGTGTAGGGAATGTATCATACAGTTCGCTAAAACTATGCCAAGTAGGCCTTGTTTATAAAATGTCCCTACAGCCGTGCGCCACGGCTCCAAGTTAACCCAAACCAACAAAATGTGCACGTTCCCGCGCGTGCCCTTATCTTTGCCGCTATGAATAAACAGGTATTGCTGGTGATTTTGGACGGGTGGGGTCTGGCACAGAACAAGGAAGTATCGGCTATCGACAAGGCCAATACTCCGTTTGTCGACTCACTGTTTCAACGATTTCCCCACAGTAAGCTTCAGGCCTCGGGCGAAGCCGTGGGGCTGCCCGACGGGCAGATGGGCAATTCGGAAGTCGGCCACATGAACATCGGAGCCGGCCGGGTCGTGTACCAGGATCTGGTGCGCATCAATAAGTCGATTCGGGAGCGGAAGCTAGGCTCGATGCCGGCGTTGGAAAAAGCCTTCGAATACGCCCGCACCACGGGCCGCAACCTGCATTATATCGGGCTGCTCTCGGATGGCGGGGTCCACTCCCACATTGAACACCTGAAAGCCCTGTGCACCCTGGCCCACGACGCTGACGTGCACAAGATATTTATTCACGCCTTCACCGATGGCCGCGACACCGACCCCAAGGGTGGCGTAAACTACGTGAATGACCTGGAGCAGAGCCTGGCCCGTAGCGGCGCCAAGATTGCCTCGGTCGTGGGGCGCTACTACGCCATGGACCGCGACAACCGCTGGGAACGGGTGAAAATAGCCTACGACCTGATGGTGAACGGCAAAGGCACGCCCTCGCAGAACCTGATTCAGAGCATGCTCGACTCCTATAAGGAAGGCGTGACGGATGAGTTCTTGAAGCCGATTGTGAAAGTTGGGGCTGACGGGCTGCCGCTGGCTACCATTCAGGAAGGCGACGTGGTTATTTGCTTCAACTTCCGCACCGACCGGGGCCGGGAAATCACGCAGGCCCTAACGCAGCAGGATTTCCACGCCTTCAACATGCACCGGCTGAACCTGCACTACCTGACCATGACCAACTACGACGCCACGTTTGTGGGCGTCACCCCGATTTTCGAGAAAGACAACCTCGAAAACACGTTGGGCGCGGTGCTGGAAGCCAACGGTAAAAAGCAGATCCGCATTGCCGAAACCGAGAAGTATCCGCACGTGACGTTCTTCTTCTCGGGCGGCCGGGAGGTGGAGTTCACCGGTGAAACCCGCCTGATGCGTGCCTCACCCAAAGTAGCCACCTACGATTTACAGCCCGAAATGAGTGCCTTCGAGCTGCGCGACGCCCTGGTGCCGGAGTTGCAGGCCAAATCGGCTGACTTTGTGGTGCTCAACTTCGCCAACCCTGACATGGTGGGCCACACTGGCGTATTTGAAGCCGCCGTAAAGGCCGTAGAAACCGTGGACACCTGCACTCGTGACGTAGTAACGGCTGCCCTGGAGAGCAACTACGCCTGCATCGTTATTGCCGACCACGGTAATGCCGACATGATGATTAACCCCGACGGCACGCCTAACACGGCTCACACGACGAACCTGGTGCCCTGCATTCTGGCTGATACGGACTACCAGGGCACCCTGACGGATGGCAAGCTGGGCGACATTGCCCCAACGGTACTGGCGCTGATGGGCTTGCCCCAGCCTGCTGATATGACCGGCGTGTCGTTGCTGCAACCTACTGCCGCTCCTACGAATGCATAGAGCATTCTGGGCCGCCGCCTCGCTGCTCCTGATTACGGCCTGTAGTCAGGAGCAGGATGCTGCCCGGGCGGGCCAGCCGGCCCGCAAGCCGCTGTACTTCGACGTGAAAGGCTTTCTGGACAACCAAGCGGCTCTGCTTACCCGGCAACAGCCGGCGGTGGAAAAGCAGGTCATGCTGCGTGACGGGCAAGTAGAAACCACCCGGGTCGAAAAGGTGGACTGGAGCAAGGAATTGCAGATTTTCTACCAAGCCGACATTAATAAGCCCGCACTGCGCGGTGCCTACGAGGCTCAAAATGCGCCAGTAGGTGACACGGTGACTATAGCCAAGACTTACCGCCGCAAAGCCGGCGTTGAGAACATCGTAGAGCAGCTGCGGGTAGAGCAGAATGACACCAAGAAAGGCCGTATTGAGGCTGTGCTGACTCAGGATAATCCGCTGTTCTTCTCACGCAAAGTATTGGCACTGCAGTACCAGAATGGGCTGCTGAAAACGTACCGGGTACAGGGCGTGCAGAAGCTGATTCTGTTCGACACGTTGCGCTACTCGGCTACCGTGACGGTATTGCCGTAGCTACTTAATCCAGATACGGCTCGACGCGGGCCACAGCAGGCTTGCCTTCCGAGAAGGTTGCCGACACATTATTGGTCCGCTCGGTGTCCCGAATCTGGACTTTGGAGCAGGAACCGCCGCTTTGCCGGGTGGAGGCATCCAGCGTTTCGCGCAGGCGCTGACCGTAGCCAGGGCGGAAATTAGTAATAACGGCCCGACGCAACAGACGCTGCTCGGGCATGCAATAGAACTCAAACTGGTTGCCCTGGTGCTGCAGCGTCAGAATGGTGTCGTTCTGTCCTTTCTCGTGCACGTTAGCAAACAGCTTGCGTGATACAATCTTTGCTCCTGCCTGCAGCAGTTCCTCGGCGGTAAGCTCGGCTCCGAAAGGCTGACCGGCCAGCGTATCGTTGGTCGTGACACAAGTAGCTTTGGACGTAACCGGCCGGGGCACCGTGCGGCGCTTGGGGGAGGGAGGTGGCTCCGACTGCGTACGGCTGGCGGGGCTGGTGCTCACGGCGGCGCACACTGCCAGGGCAGAGACGAGTTTAACCGCAGAGAGCAGGGCAGCAGACAACATAGCGCAACAGGGGCCTTTTCTGGCTCATACGCAAATAATTAGCGCGCGGCTTGTCGTCTACCGGATTTATTTGGTACCGGGCTAGCCTTCGGTGCCCATTAAGGTAGCCACAATCCAGCGGCGGCCACCGTGGTTGCGGTGCTCACCCAGGTACACGCCCTGCCAGGTACCCAGCGCCAGCTCCCCGTTGGTAATCGGGATGGTAACGGAGGTGCCCAGCGTAGCGGCTTTCAGATGGGCCGGCATATCATCGGGGCCTTCCTGGGTGTGCAGGAAGTAAGGCGCATTTTCGGGCACGGCCCGGTTGAAATACTGCTCGAAGTCGTGGCGGACGGTGGGGTCAGCGTTTTCGTTGAGGCTCAAACTAGCCGAAGTGTGCTGAATAAAGAAGTGTACCGTCCCGATTTTGATACGCTCCAGCTCGGGCAATTCGGCTACCAGCACGTCGGTGATGAGGTGGAAACCGCGGCGTACGGCGGGCAGGCGCAGGCGTTTCTGGATCCAGATCATAGCGGCAGGTTAGAGGTCTTTACGCTCGTAGGCGCCTGGGTCGGGGGTGTTCAGGTCGCGGGAGCGGTTGAGCAGGTCGGTGGTAATGCCGCCGAAGGGCCGAGCTGTATTTCTCACGGCGGAAAGGGTATCGAGGTTATAATCGAACTTATCGGCAAACTGGCCGGCCGGGCGCTTGAACTTGGGGTCCACGTTGAGGCGGTTGCCGTTGTTGTCGAAGGACGTTTTGTAGCGCTGAGTGCGTAGCACGCTGTTCTGAATGATCAGCTCGGGGTAGTCGTTGCCGTTCTTGAAGAGCAGCTCTTCCGGAATAGAGCCCCAAATGATAGAGTTGCGGATGGTAATGCGGGTCGGCAGTGGCCCGGGCACACGCCGCACCGCTGACTCATTGGTAAAGGCCAAAGACTCTGTTTCGCGCCGGAACTGGGGCGTGTAGTTGGCAATGGTGCAGAAGTTCAGGTTGAACGTACTACCCGCCAGGCCTAAAATAGCATACTCGCCGCAGTTGGTAAACAGGCAGTTAGTTAGGTTAAAGTCACCGCCAATGCTGAGCGCGCCGGCTCCGTCGAAGGTTTGTCCGCCACCGGCGAAGGATAGCCGGGAGCCGGAAATATTCTTAATAACGGTGTTTTCAACCGTCACCCGGGGCCGGGGCTGCTGGTTGCCGGGGTTGTAAACTAGCAGGCCGAAACTGGCATTCTTGATTTCGGCGTAGCGAATTACGTTGTTGCGGCTGCTAACCGAGTCGAACTGAATACCGGCCCACTGGCCCGGTATTTCATTGTAGAACGGCTCCAGCCGGTCGGCCGAGAAGCGCACGATGTTGGGGTCGGTGGGCTTGATTTCGCCGGTGGGTGAATAGGTAGGGTTCACCCGCAAGGTGCCCTTCACGATGATGGCCGCCCCGGCGTGGGCATACACCCGGGCGCCGGCCTCGATGGTCAGCACGCAGCCGGCAGGTACCAGCACCGAGCTGGGCAGCACGTGGGGCTTGTCTTTGCGCCACACCTCGTTGCAACCCAGTACTCCGCGGTGGAAGAAGGCGTTTTGCCCGTAAGCCACCAGCTCGACCTGCTGATCGTTGCCGTTGGTTTTAAACCGCAGCTGGTCAGCAATCAGGAAGGGCTTGCCTTCGGACTGGGCACCGCCCGGGCCGAGCTTGGCCCGCACCAGCACCAGCAAACTGTCCTTACCCCGGATTTCGACGTTGTTAGCCATGGCACCACCGTCGCCGTTTACGATGATGGAATATTCGGTTACGGCCGGATTCACGACGCTGATCTGTTCCACCTTCACGGCCCGACTGTTGCGGTTGTACACCCACAGGCGCTTCGTAACGGTGCCGACCTGGGTGAAGACCGTATCAAAGAGCACCGTATCGGTCGAGAATTCGAGCTTGGCGCTGGGGTCAGTGGTCAACAGGTCTTCCTTGGGCTCACAGCCCGGCAGCACGGTAAGCAGACAACTCAGGATGAGCAGGCAGGGTAGCAGAAAGCGCATAGTACAAATAATGAATCAGGTCACAAACGCGTCATCCTGAGCCCGGCGAAAAACCTTCTGCTCCTGGAACGGCAAAGTTCTAGCGCGGGTAAGGTCCTTCGCCGAGCTCAGGATGACAAACGGATTATAGAGCAGCTTAGTGTGGCGTATTACGCTTACGCTACACCTTCCTGCAGACGCTCGGCACTTTCGGCGATGCGCAGTTGCTCGACGAAGTCGTCGATGTTGCCTTCCATCACGCTGGCCAGGTTATAGACCGTATAGCCAATGCGGTGGTCGGTAACGCGACCCTGGGGGTAGTTATAGGTGCGAATTTTGTCGGACCGGTCGCCGCCGCCAATCATGCTCTTGCGCTGGGCTCCTTCGGCTTCGTTCTTTTTGGCCAGCTCGATTTCGTAGAGGCGGGAGCGCAGTACCTGCAGGGCCTTGTCGAAGTTCTTGAGCTGGGACTTCTGGTCCTGGCACTGGGCCACGAGGCCGGTGGGCAAGTGGGTCAGGCGCACAGCCGAATAGGTCGTGTTTACGGACTGACCACCTGGGCCCGACGACATAAACAGGTCCTTGCGCACGTCGTTCATGTCGATTTGCACATCGAGTTCCTCAGCCTCGGGCATCACCACGATGGAAGCTACCGAGGTGTGAATCCGGCCCTGAGTTTCGGTGGCCGGCACCCGCTGCACGCGGTGCACACCCGACTCAAACTTGAGCTTGCCGTACACGTCCTCGCCTTTCACGGCCAGGATAATTTCCTTGTACCCGCCGCTGGTGCCCTCAGTAGCGTCCACGAGTTCCATTTTCCAGCCCTGGCGCTCGGCAAAGCGCATGTACATGCGCTGCAGGTCGCCTGCGAAGATGGCAGCCTCGTCGCCCCCGGCCCCGGCCCGGATTTCCATGATAATGTCCTTCGAGTCGTTGGGGTCCTTGGGAATCAGCAACTCCTTGATGACGGTTTCGAGGCGCTCCTGCTCGGGCAGCAGAGTTTCGAGCTCGTCTTTGGCCATCTGGCGGAAGTCCTCGTCTTTCTCGGTGGCAATAACTTCACGGGCGCCCTCGATGTTGGAAAGCACCTGCTGGTAATTCTTATACTCGGTCACGATTTTGCCGAGGTCCTTATACTCTTTATTCAAGGTCTTGTAGCGCTTCATGTCGCTCATGGCCTCGGGCTGCATCAGCTGCTCGTTTACGTCTTCGTAGCGCTGGCGAATGGCCTCCAGTTTATCTAGCATCTTGCCTTCAGGAAATTGTATTTGCTTTTGCAAAGGTAAGGAAACAAACACGATGAACCCGGCCCCGCGTTCCAGGTAGCTAATACAATATAGTGTTGGTGCCAAGCGCTGACTTTCGCACGTCCTGTCGAGCCTCAGCGAGACATCTCATGGGCAGTGGTAATCAGTCAGCACCGCAACGTCAGCACGCAAGATTCTTCGTTGGGTTCGGAATGACGTTCTTTAGTTATCAAGTAAAAATCTGAGGCTGAAGTTGGACGGGCCAGATAATTCACTACTTTGGGCTCAATATTCAACGCGCCCGATGCTTCAGCACTTCGCTACAGCCGCTTTTTCTTGCGCCCTGCCCGTGATTCCCACGGGTACAGGTACGGTCACAACAACCCGGTAACCGGGCTGCACCTACCTCTTTCACTCTAGTTTCTTTTTGAGTCGCAGCCCGAGCCGAGGAAATCCCCGAAGGATTCCTCCCTGGCCCGGGCTTTTTCGTGTGTGTTCTTTTCAAGCTAAGCAGTATGCAGGTTCTAAAATTCGGGGTACGTCGGTGGCCAATGCAGCCAACATTGCCAGAGTACTTGACATTGTAACGGCTGCGGCCCAGCAGGAAACAACCGTGGTAGTCGTCTCGGCCCTGGGCGGTATTACTGATGCCCTGATTGAAGCCGGCCGCCTGGCCGCTGCCGGTAATGAAGAGTACAAGGAGCGCCTGCACCACATTGAAAGCCGCCACATGGACGCCGCCCGGGAGCTGGTGCCGGTAACCAACCAGAGCAGCGTACTGAGTTTGGTCAAGAAGCACTGCAACGAGCTGGAAGGCATCTGCAACGGCGTATTTCTGCTCGGCGAGCTGAGCGTGCGCACCCTGGATAGGGTTATGAGCTTCGGCGAGCTGCTGTCCTCGCAGCTGGTGGCCGCCAGCTTGAAAGCCCGGCAGGTAGCCCACCAGTGGCACGACAGTCGGCAACTTATCCGCACCAACTCCCAGCACGGCTTTGCCGCCGTCGACTTTGCCGCTACCAACCAGCTCATCAACGACTTTGTAGCCAGCCAGCCCGAAGCCTTATACCTCGTGCCGGGCTTTGTGGCTGCCGACGCCCAGGGTGCTACGACCACGCTGGGCCGGGGCGGCTCCGACTATACCGCCGCCATTTTTGCCGGAGCCCTCGGGGCCAGCCGCCTGGAAATCTGGACCGACGTGAGCGGCATGATGACGGCCGACCCGCGCCTGGTGCCCCACGCCCGGCCCATTGCGCGCATTTCCTACCAGGAGGCCATGGAACTGTCGCACTTTGGGGCCAAGGTGCTGTACCCGCCCACCATTCAGCCGGTGATGAGCCAAGGCATTCCGCTCTGGATCAAAAACACCTTTGCCCCCACCGACCACGGCACTTTGGTTGAGGTAAGCCCGCCGGCTACCAACCACATTGTGCGGGGTTTGTCGAGCATTGGGCAGCTGGCTTTGCTCAGTCTCGAAGGCAGCGGAATGGTGGGCATTCCGGGCTTTTCGAAGCGGCTGTTTGAGGCTCTGGCCCGGGAGAAGATCAACGTGATTCTCATCACCCAAAGCTCCTCGGAGCATTCCATCAGCGTGGCCATCAACGCCCGCGACGCCGCAGCGGCCCAACGCTCCGTGGACGAGGAGTTTGCCTACGAAATAGCCGTGGGCAAAGTAGACCCGCTGCACCTGGAAACCGACCTGGCCATCGTGGCTTTGGTGGGGGAGAACATGAAAAACCATACCGGCATCAGCGGGCGTCTGTTTGGGGCCTTGGGCAACAATGGCGTGAACATTCGGGCCATTGCCCAGGGCTCGTCGGAAAAGAATATTTCGACGGTTATCCGGGCCCAGGACGTGAAAAAGGCCATCAACGTGCTGCACGAATCCTTTTTTGAGGCGACCAGCAAGCAGGTGAATCTCTTCGTGGTGGGCGTGGGCAACGTGGGCCGCAAGCTCCTGGAGCAGCTCGACCGGCAGCAGGCCTACCTCCAGGAAAAGCTCAAGCTGAACGTGCGCGTGGTAGGCGTGGCCAACAGCCGCACGTTTGCCCTGCACGAGCACGGCCTAGCTCCCGGCCAGTGGCAACAGGCTCTGGAACAGGGCGAGCCGCTGCATTTGCCCACCTTGGTTGAAGCTATTCACGCCCGCAACCTGCGCAACGCCGTGTTTGTGGATGTGACGGCCAGCGCCGACGTGGCCCAGGTGTACGGCGCGCTGCTTGAGAAAAGCGTAGCCGTGGTGGCCTGCAATAAGATTGCCTGCGCCTCGGAATACGTCAACTACGCCCGGCTCAAGGCCCTGGCCCAGGAGTTCAACACCGATTTTCTGTTCGAAACCAACGTGGGCGCTGGGCTGCCCGTCATTGGCACGCTGAACGATTTGCTGCGTAGCGGCGACGTGGTCAACCGGATTGAGGCAGTGCTATCGGGTACTTTGAATTTCGTATTCAACCACTACGACGGCAAGCGGCCCTTTGCCGAGGTGGTGCGCCAAGCCCAGCAGGAAGGCTACACCGAACCCGACCCCCGCCTGGACCTGAGCGGCACCGACGTGGCCCGCAAAATCCTGATTCTGGCCCGCGAAACCGGCGAGAAGCTGGAAATGGAGCAGATTCAGAACGTGTCGTTCTTGCCCGCCTCGTGCATGGAAGGCAGCGTGGAGGACTTCTACGAGCAACTGGCCGTACACGAGGAGCATTTTCACGGCCTCTACGAAGCGGCAGCGGCCCAGGGCAAGAAGCTCAAATTTGTGGCCCGCTACGCCGACGGCAAGGCCAGCGTGGGGTTGCAGTCCATAGCGCCTGGCCACGACTTTTACGCCCTGCACGGCAAAGACAACGCGGTGCTGTTCTACACCGACCGGTATCCGGAACAACCCTTGGTGATTAAGGGGGCCGGTGCTGGCGCCGAGGTAACGGCCTCGGGCGTCTTTGCCGACATCATCCGCACGGCCCGGGGGTAGCAGCACGCCATGTCGACCAGCAGGACACATGACGCTCTAAGTTGGCTTATGCCCTAAACGATTCACCAGCATCTACTTCTCTTTCTCTTATGTCTGCTTCCATCACCGTGCTGGCTCCGGCCACCGTGGCCAACGTCGTCTGCGGCTTCGACGTGCTGGGCTTTGCCCTGGCTACGCCTACCGACACCATGCACTTGCGCCTGACCAACACGCCGGGCGTAACCATCATCAACGAGGATGACTACGACCTGCCCACCGAGCCCACGCGCAACGTGGCCGGGGCCGCCCTGTTGGCCTTGCTGCGCGAAGCTCCGGCCGGCACTGGCATTGAGGTCCGGATTCAGAAGAACATCAAGCCCGGCAGTGGCATCGGCAGCAGCGCCGCCAGTGCCGCCGGCGCCGTAGTGGGAGCCAACGAGCTGCTGGGTAACCCGTTCAGCAAAGAAGACTTAGTGCGCTTTGCCATGTTCGGGGAAGAAGTAGCCTCCGGCGTGCAGCACGCCGACAACATTGCCCCGGCCATCTACGGCGGCGTCACGCTGATTCGGGCCACCGAGCCCCGGCCCGACATCGTGACGTTGCCCGCTCCCGAGCTGCACGTGACGGTGGTGCATCCGCAGATCGAGGTCAAGACTTCTGATGCCCGCCAGATTCTCAAAAAGGAAGTTTTGCTCAAGGACGCCATCCGGCAGTGGGGCAACGTGGGCGGGCTGGTGGCAGGTCTGCTCAAAAGCGACTACGACCTGATTGGCCGCTCCCTGGAAGACGTCATCATTGAGCCCGTGCGCAGCATTCTGATTCCGGGATTTGCGGCCGTGAAAGAGCAGAGCCGACTGGCTGGAGCCTTGGGCGGCGGCATTTCCGGGTCGGGGCCGTCCATCTTTATGCTCAGCCGCACCGAGGAAACGGCCCGGGCTGTAGCCCAGTCCATGCAGCAGATTTACACCGATTTAGGCATTGATTTTCACACCTACGTCACCCGCATCAGCCCCGGTGGGGTGCAGGTAGTGCCCACCGAGCAGCTTCAGCCCAATGCAGTATTATAGCCTCAAGCACCAGGCCCCGAGCGTCGACTTCCGGGCCGCCACCATTGCCGGCCAAGCGCCCGATGGCGGCTTGTACTTCCCAGAAACCATTCCGCGCTTCTCGCCCGAGCTACTTGCTGACCTCAAGACCCTGCCCAAAGCCGAGCTGGCCTTGCAGGTGATGCAGCCCTACGTAGGCGACACGATACCCGCCGCCGAGCTGGCCCGCATCTGCGCCGAAACCGTGGACTTCCCGTTTCCGGTGGTGTCCGTCACGGAGCAGATTGCGGCTCTGGAGCTGTTTCACGGCCCGACCTTGGCGTTCAAGGACGTGGGGGCGCGATTTATGAGCCGCTGTCTGGGCTACTTTTCGCGCCAGCAAACCAGCAGAATAACCGTGCTGGTAGCTACGTCCGGCGACACGGGCGGGGCCGTCGCCAACGGATTTCTGGGCGTAGATGGCGTGGACGTAGTCATTCTCTACCCTTCGGGCAAGGTGAGTCCGGTGCAGGAGCGGCAGCTGACGGCCCTGGGTCAGAACATTACGGCCTTGGAAGTGCAGGGCGACTTCGACGACTGTCAGCAACTGGTCAAGCAGGCTTTTACCGATTCGGCCGTGAATAGCCACCTGACCCTGACCTCAGCCAATTCCATCAATGTAGCCCGCTGGCTGCCCCAGCAGCTGTATTATATCTACGCCTGGCAGCAGTGGCAGCACCCCGAGCCGCCGGTGGTGGCCGTGCCCAGCGGCAACTTCGGTAACCTTTGCGCCGGACTGCTGGCCTACGTGTCGGGTTTGCCGGTGCAGCACTTTGTGGCGGCCTGCAACGCCAACGACGCCGTGGCCAGCTACCTGCGCACCGGCGACTTTGCTGCCAAAGCCGCCGTGGCTACTCTTTCCAACGCCATGGACGTGGGCAACCCCAGCAACTTTACCCGCATTTTAGAGCTGTTTGCCCAAAGCCACACCACCATCAGCCAGCTCATTCACGGCTGCACCGTGAGCGACGCCACGACCAGCACCACCATCGAGCAGGTGTACCAGCAAACCGGCTACCTGCTCGACCCGCACGGCGCCGTCGCCTTTCACGCTCTCCAGGAGTACCTGCAAAGCCGGCCGGGGCAACATGGGCTGTTTCTGGAAACAGCCCACCCAGTAAAGTTTCCGGAGGTTGTCGAGCCGCTGATTGGGCAGGCCATTGCCCTACCCGAGTCCTTGCACGAGCTGATGCGTCAACCCAAGCAGAGCATACGGCTAGAGGCGCGCTACGAGGCGTTGCGGGAGTATTTGCTGGCCCGCTAGCGGCCAACTTCTGATTCTTTGCGTTGTTTGTACTACCAAAGCCGGTCGTTGCCGGTGGGTCTGTGTCCTTTGCTTTTTGCTGCTATGCGCCCTGCTTTCCCCGCGTTTTCCTCCGGAATTTTGGCTTTGAGCCTGCTGTTGACGGGCTGCCGGCCCGACCAGATTGAGCACATCGAAAACGGGAAGCAAATTGCCACGACCCTGGAAAACATGGCCGTGAAGCGCATTCTACCCGCCGACTTCCTACGGGCTACCCGCTGGGCCGGCGACTCGCTCACCGGCCAGGCCGACCGGGAACTGCGCCGCCTGCTGGCCGATAAGCTGCAAGCCGGCGGAGTGGCTTCAGCCTTGCCCTACTGCCGCCCCGAAGCCTACGCCTCCACCGACTCCCTGTCCCTGGTGCTGCTAGCCACGCCGGGCCGACTCTCGTCCCGCCCGCGCAATCCACAGAATCAGGCCCCCATATCTGCTGCTGAGCTGCGCCCCGACACGGCCCGACTTATCAAGCGGCTTACGGCGGACGTGTTTGAATACCAGCGCCCGATTTTGTTGAGCGACGCGCAGTGCCTGCGCTGCCACGGCGAGGTGGGCAAGGACGTTGCGGCGGCTGACTATGCTCTTATCAAGCAAAAATATCCGCAGGACCAGGCCACCGGCTACCAGCTCGGCGACGCTATGGGCGTGTGGCGGGTGAGCTTTGCCCGCAACGGCATTGCGGAGTTCTACACCATGAAAACCCGCAAGGTGATGAAGCCCCGCAAGCCACTGTTTTAGCGGCCAGTGCACTGATAGACTTTATTTTACCTGCTTAATCAGCGGATTTTATCGGCCCCTACCCGAAGTTGACCTCAACCTTCGGCCGGCTCTGGCAGTTGAGGGAGCTATGAGCCAGACTTCAGCTACTCCCATCATTATTATCGGGGCCGGAATGGCGGGCCTTACCTGCGCCAACTACCTGCACCGCGCGGGCCGGCCCGTGCTGGTTCTCGACGCGGCTGATGCCGTGGGCGGCCGGGTCCGCACCGACGTTACACCCGAAGGCTTCCGCCTCGACCGGGGCTTTCAAGTGCTCCAAACCCGCTATCCGGAAGTGCAGCGCCTGCTGGATTATGGCGCGTTACAGTTACGGGCATTTCGCTCGGGCGCCGCCATTCGCCTGGCCGACGGGCGGCAGACTACCCTGGTAAATCCGCTGGACCAGCCCCTGGCTGCATTTTCGGCCCTGGCTTCACCCATCGGTACTCTGGCCGATAAGCTGCGTATTCTGGCGTTAGCTAAGCGCGTCAAGACCAGCACCAACCAGGAACTGCTCGATTTTCCCTCCGCTGATACCCTTACTTACCTGCGGCAGAACGGCTGGAGCGAGCAAATCATTGACTCCTTCTTCCGGCCGTTTTTCGGTGGCGTGTATCTGGACCGCAGCCTGAGCACAGGCAGCAACTTTTTCGAGTTTGTCTTCAAGCAATTCGTGGAAGGCGATGCAGCCATTCCGGCTCTGGGCATACAGCAGATTCCCGAGCAGCTGGCCGCCCGCCTGCCCGTCGGGAGCCTCCGACTCAACACGGCCGTAAGCAGTGTGCAGGGCAACACGGTTCAGCTGGCTTCGGGCGAAACCTTGGCGGCGGCAGCGGTTGTCGTAGCTACCGATGGCGAGGCGGCAGCCCGGCTGCTGCCCACTTCCCGGCTGTCTTTTCCCACGGCTTGGCGTCGCACTACCTGCACGTATTTTGCTACCGATGAGTCGCCGGTGAAGGCCGATAAACTGCTGCGCCTCAACGCCGCGCCCAATACGCTGGCTCACAACGTGGCCTTCCCTAGTCACGTTGCCCCCGATTATGCCCCGGCCGGCCGCACCCTGATTTCGGTAAGTACTCACGGCCCGCAGGTTTTGTCGGAAGAAGAGCTTACCACATATTTGCGCGAAGACCTGAGTATTTGGTTTGGCCCCGAAGCCCGGCGCTGGCAGCACCTGCGCACCTACTACATTCCCCAGGCCCTGCCCGTGTACCCGGGTGGGCAGCCCCCACACCAGCCGCTGCAACTGGCTCAAAATCTCTACCGCTGCGGCGACTACACCGCGTATCCGTCCCTAAACGCCGCCATGGCCACGGGCCGGGAAGTGGCCGAAGCCCTGCTGGCATCTTAGGTCTAATCAACTAACAACCGGCCCCGGCACTGCTTTTCTGAAGCAAGGCCGGGGCCGGTTTGCGTGAATCAAGGTGGTTAGCGCAACTCGACTACTGCCGG
Above is a genomic segment from Hymenobacter cellulosivorans containing:
- a CDS encoding secondary thiamine-phosphate synthase enzyme YjbQ, which gives rise to MIWIQKRLRLPAVRRGFHLITDVLVAELPELERIKIGTVHFFIQHTSASLSLNENADPTVRHDFEQYFNRAVPENAPYFLHTQEGPDDMPAHLKAATLGTSVTIPITNGELALGTWQGVYLGEHRNHGGRRWIVATLMGTEG
- the prfA gene encoding peptide chain release factor 1 yields the protein MLDKLEAIRQRYEDVNEQLMQPEAMSDMKRYKTLNKEYKDLGKIVTEYKNYQQVLSNIEGAREVIATEKDEDFRQMAKDELETLLPEQERLETVIKELLIPKDPNDSKDIIMEIRAGAGGDEAAIFAGDLQRMYMRFAERQGWKMELVDATEGTSGGYKEIILAVKGEDVYGKLKFESGVHRVQRVPATETQGRIHTSVASIVVMPEAEELDVQIDMNDVRKDLFMSSGPGGQSVNTTYSAVRLTHLPTGLVAQCQDQKSQLKNFDKALQVLRSRLYEIELAKKNEAEGAQRKSMIGGGDRSDKIRTYNYPQGRVTDHRIGYTVYNLASVMEGNIDDFVEQLRIAESAERLQEGVA
- a CDS encoding DUF4783 domain-containing protein, producing the protein MKRNIFQVITVVWFLLLSVTVLAQGEAFTPVRNAIRSGSSRELSQHFGSTVELSFDGDKQSYSATQAEFVMKDFFAKNSPAGFDFVHYGGSNEGTPYAVGKYVSKTGAYRMFVKMKSAQGNLVIDTIDFTKE
- the gpmI gene encoding 2,3-bisphosphoglycerate-independent phosphoglycerate mutase, whose product is MNKQVLLVILDGWGLAQNKEVSAIDKANTPFVDSLFQRFPHSKLQASGEAVGLPDGQMGNSEVGHMNIGAGRVVYQDLVRINKSIRERKLGSMPALEKAFEYARTTGRNLHYIGLLSDGGVHSHIEHLKALCTLAHDADVHKIFIHAFTDGRDTDPKGGVNYVNDLEQSLARSGAKIASVVGRYYAMDRDNRWERVKIAYDLMVNGKGTPSQNLIQSMLDSYKEGVTDEFLKPIVKVGADGLPLATIQEGDVVICFNFRTDRGREITQALTQQDFHAFNMHRLNLHYLTMTNYDATFVGVTPIFEKDNLENTLGAVLEANGKKQIRIAETEKYPHVTFFFSGGREVEFTGETRLMRASPKVATYDLQPEMSAFELRDALVPELQAKSADFVVLNFANPDMVGHTGVFEAAVKAVETVDTCTRDVVTAALESNYACIVIADHGNADMMINPDGTPNTAHTTNLVPCILADTDYQGTLTDGKLGDIAPTVLALMGLPQPADMTGVSLLQPTAAPTNA